A portion of the Blautia hansenii DSM 20583 genome contains these proteins:
- a CDS encoding ABC transporter ATP-binding protein, whose protein sequence is MLELKHIHKYYNPGTVHEMCLFEDFNLTIEKGEFVSIVGSNGSGKTSLLNIICGSIELDEGKILVDGQDITKQKEYKRLEKIGRVYQNPAMGTCPSMTILENMAMADNKGKAFGLKRGTDKKRIAFYKEELAKLQLGLEDKLNTKVGALSGGQRQALALLMSTMTPIDFLILDEHTAALDPKTADLIMELTEKIVREKHLTAIMVTHNLRYAVEYGDRLLMLHQGNAVMDAVAEKKKEIKIEDILEKFNEISIECGN, encoded by the coding sequence ATGCTTGAATTAAAACATATTCATAAATACTATAACCCGGGAACAGTGCATGAAATGTGTCTGTTTGAAGATTTTAATCTGACCATAGAAAAAGGAGAATTTGTATCCATTGTAGGCAGTAACGGTTCAGGAAAAACCTCTCTTTTAAATATTATCTGCGGAAGTATTGAATTAGATGAGGGGAAAATTCTGGTAGACGGTCAGGATATTACAAAGCAAAAAGAATATAAGCGTCTGGAGAAAATCGGACGTGTGTATCAAAATCCGGCTATGGGAACCTGCCCTTCCATGACTATTTTAGAAAATATGGCAATGGCAGATAATAAGGGAAAAGCCTTTGGATTAAAAAGAGGAACAGATAAGAAACGCATTGCTTTTTATAAAGAAGAGCTGGCAAAATTACAGCTTGGCTTGGAAGATAAATTGAATACAAAGGTAGGAGCTCTTTCAGGAGGACAAAGACAGGCATTGGCGCTTTTAATGAGCACCATGACGCCTATTGATTTCCTGATTTTAGATGAGCATACGGCAGCATTAGACCCGAAAACCGCAGATTTAATTATGGAATTAACAGAGAAAATTGTGAGAGAAAAGCATTTGACAGCGATTATGGTAACGCATAATCTTCGCTACGCAGTGGAATACGGAGATAGACTTCTCATGTTGCATCAGGGAAATGCAGTTATGGATGCGGTAGCAGAAAAGAAAAAAGAAATAAAAATTGAGGATATTTTAGAAAAGTTTAATGAGATTAGCATAGAATGCGGAAATTAA
- a CDS encoding ABC transporter permease, with translation MDFAISIIEQGLIYGILALGVYITYKILDFPDLTVDGSFPLGAAVTAALLKSGVNPYLTLPVAFFAGAAAGLCTGLIHVKCKVRDLLSGIIMMTALYTVNLMVAGTNNVPLFSKETIFKNEFLSGIFSGGISKYSNLMIILLVVLISKFALDGYLKTKSGYLLRAVGDNENLVTSLAKNKGNVKILGLSIANGLVALSGCISCQQQGVFEISSGTGAIVVGLASVIVGTSLYKMLKKISFIKVTTFVFLGAILYKACTGIAILYFPPQAMKMISALFLLGVLVLILVVDKKEKRGKSHA, from the coding sequence ATGGATTTTGCAATCAGTATTATTGAGCAGGGATTGATTTACGGCATTTTAGCATTAGGTGTATATATTACTTATAAAATTTTAGATTTTCCTGATTTGACAGTAGACGGAAGCTTTCCTTTGGGAGCAGCCGTAACAGCGGCGCTTTTAAAATCCGGCGTAAACCCCTATCTCACACTGCCTGTGGCATTTTTTGCCGGGGCAGCAGCCGGACTTTGCACAGGTCTTATTCATGTAAAATGTAAGGTACGGGATTTACTTTCCGGAATTATTATGATGACAGCTTTATACACGGTGAATTTAATGGTGGCAGGAACAAATAATGTCCCTTTATTTTCTAAAGAAACCATTTTTAAAAATGAGTTTTTATCCGGTATATTCAGCGGCGGAATTTCCAAATACAGCAATTTGATGATTATTTTGCTGGTGGTTCTTATCAGTAAATTTGCATTAGACGGATATCTGAAAACAAAGTCAGGATACTTATTAAGAGCCGTAGGTGATAATGAAAATCTGGTTACTTCTCTTGCAAAAAACAAGGGAAATGTGAAGATTTTAGGCCTTTCCATTGCCAACGGACTGGTTGCATTAAGCGGCTGTATTTCCTGTCAGCAGCAGGGAGTATTTGAAATTTCTTCCGGTACAGGAGCTATTGTCGTAGGACTTGCCAGTGTTATTGTAGGAACAAGTCTTTATAAAATGCTGAAAAAAATATCCTTTATCAAGGTTACGACCTTTGTATTTTTAGGTGCAATTCTCTATAAGGCGTGTACAGGAATTGCCATTTTATACTTCCCGCCACAGGCAATGAAAATGATTTCTGCATTGTTCCTTTTAGGCGTGTTAGTCTTAATTCTGGTTGTTGATAAAAAAGAGAAGAGAGGGAAAAGCCATGCTTGA